A single window of Bos javanicus breed banteng chromosome 19, ARS-OSU_banteng_1.0, whole genome shotgun sequence DNA harbors:
- the THRA gene encoding thyroid hormone receptor alpha isoform X2, with the protein MEQKPSKVECGSDPEESSTRSPDGKRKRKNGQCSLKTSMSGYIPSYLDKDEQCVVCGDKATGYHYRCITCEGCKGFFRRTIQKNLHPTYSCKYDSCCVIDKITRNQCQLCRFKKCIAVGMAMDLVLDDSKRVAKRKLIEQNRERRRKEEMIRSLQQRPEPTPEEWDLIHVATEAHRSTNAQGSHWKQRRKFLPDDIGQSPIVSMPDGDKVDLEAFSEFTKIITPAITRVVDFAKKLPMFSELPCEDQIILLKGCCMEIMSLRAAVRYDPESDTLTLSGEMAVKREQLKNGGLGVVSDAIFELGKSLSAFNLDDTEVALLQAVLLMSTDRSGLLCVDKIEKSQEAYLLAFEHYVNHRKHNIPHFWPKLLMKVTDLRMIGACHASRFLHMKVECPTELFPPLFLEVFEDQEV; encoded by the exons ATGGAACAGAAGCCAAGCAAGGTGGAGTGTGGGTCAGACCCAGAGGAGAGCAG TACCAGGTCACCAGATGGAAAGCGAAAAAGAAAGAACGGCCAATGTTCCCTGAAAACCAGCATGTCAG ggTATATCCCTAGTTACCTGGACAAAGACGAGCAGTGTGTCGTATGTGGGGACAAGGCAACCGGTTATCACTACCGCTGCATCACTTGCGAGGGCTGCAAG ggcttctTTCGCCGCACAATCCAGAAGAACCTGCATCCCACCTACTCGTGCAAATATGACAGCTGCTGTGTCATTGACAAGATCACCCGCAATCAGTGCCAGCTGTGCCGTTTCAAGAAGTGCATCGCTGTGGGCATGGCCATGGACT TGGTTCTAGATGATTCGAAGCGGGTGGCCAAGCGCAAGCTGATTGAGCAGAACCGAGAGCGGCGACGGAAGGAGGAGATGATCCGATCACTGCAGCAGCGACCAGAGCCCACTCCTGAAGAGTGGGACCTGATCCATGTTGCCACAGAGGCCCATCGCAGCACGAATGCCCAGGGCAGCCATTGGAAGCAGAGGCGGAAATTCCTG CCGGATGACATCGGCCAGTCACCCATCGTCTCCATGCCAGACGGAGACAAGGTGGACCTTGAGGCCTTCAGCGAGTTTACCAAGATCATCACCCCGGCCATCACCCGCGTGGTGGACTTTGCCAAAAAACTGCCCATGTTCTCCGAG CTGCCTTGCGAAGACCAGATCATCCTCCTGAAGGGGTGCTGCATGGAGATCATGTCCCTGCGGGCGGCTGTCCGCTATGACCCCGAGAGTGACACCCTGACGTTGAGCGGGGAGATGGCCGTCAAGCGGGAGCAGCTCAAGAATGGCGGCCTGGGTGTCGTCTCTGACGCCATCTTTGAACTGGGCAAGTCACTCTCTGCCTTTAACCTGGATGACACGGAAGTGGCTCTGCTGCAGGCTGTGCTGCTAATGTCAACAG ACCGCTCGGGCCTGCTGTGTGTGGACAAGATTGAGAAGAGTCAGGAGGCGTACCTGCTGGCGTTCGAGCACTACGTCAACCACCGCAAACACAACATTCCGCACTTCTGGCCCAAGCTGCTGATGAAGGTGACTGACCTCCGCATGATCGGGGCCTGCCACGCCAGCCGCTTCCTCCACATGAAAGTCGAGTGCCCCACCGAACTCTTCCCCCCACTCTTCCTCGAGGTCTTTGAGGATCAGGAAGTCTAA
- the NR1D1 gene encoding nuclear receptor subfamily 1 group D member 1 isoform X2 encodes MQSGVITYIGSSGSSPNRTSPESLYSDSSNGSFQSLTQGCPTYFPPSPTGSLTQDPARSFGSIPPSLGDDGSPSSSSSSSSSSSSSFYNGSPPGGLQVALEDSNRVSPSKSTSNITKLNGMVLLCKVCGDVASGFHYGVHACEGCKGFFRRSIQQNIQYKRCLKNENCSIVRINRNRCQQCRFKKCLSVGMSRDAVRFGRIPKREKQRMLAEMQSAMNLANNQLSSQCPLETPPTQHPTPGPMGPSPPPAPAPSPLVGFSQFPQQLTPPRSPSPEPTVEDVISQVARAHREIFTYAHDKLGTSPGNFNANHASGNRPATTPHRWESQGCPPANDNIMAAQRHNEALNSLRQASSSYPPPWPPGAAHHSCHQPNSNGHRLCPTHVYPAPEGEAPVNSPRQGNSKNVLLACPMNMYPHGRSGRTVQEIWEDFSMSFTPAVREVVEFAKHIPGFRDLSQHDQVTLLKAGTFEVLMVRFASLFNVKDQTVMFLSRTTYSLQELGAMGMGDLLNAMFDFSEKLNSLALTEEELGLFTAVVLVSADRSGMENSASVEQLQETLLRALRALVLKNRPSETSRFTKLLLKLPDLRTLNNMHSEKLLSFRVDAQ; translated from the exons ATGCAGA GTGGCGTCATCACCTATATTGGCTCCAGTGGCTCCTCTCCAAACCGCACCAGCCCTGAATCCCTATACAGTGACAGCTCGAATGGCAGCTTCCAGTCCCTGACCCAAGGTTGCCCCACCTACTTCCCACCATCACCCACTGGCTCCCTCACCCAGGACCCAGCTCGCTCTTTTGGGAGCATTCCGCCCAGCTTGGGTGATGATGGTTCTCCTTCTTCTTCATCTTCCTCCTCGTCATCGTCGTCCTCTTCCTTCTATAATGGGAGCCCCCCAGGGGGTCTACAGGTGGCCCTGGAAGACAGTAACCGAGTGTCTCCCAGCAAGAGCACCAGCAACATCACCA AGCTGAATGGCATGGTGTTGCTGTGTAAGGTGTGTGGGGACGTGGCTTCGGGCTTCCACTATGGCGTGCATGCCTGCGAGGGCTGCAAG GGCTTTTTCCGTCGGAGCATCCAGCAGAACATCCAGTACAAAAGGTGTCTGAAAAATGAGAACTGCTCCATCGTCCGCATCAATCGTAACCGCTGCCAGCAATGCCGCTTCAAGAAGTGTCTCTCCGTGGGCATGTCTCGAGATG CTGTGCGTTTTGGGCGCATCCCCAAACGGGAGAAGCAGCGGATGCTGGCCGAGATGCAGAGTGCCATGAACCTGGCCAACAACCAGCTGAGCAGCCAGTGCCCACTGGAGACCCCACCCACCCAGCACCCCACCCCGGGCCCCATGGGCCCCTCaccgcccccagcccctgccccctcacccctGGTGGGCTTCTCCCAGTTCCCACAGCAGCTGACGCCTCCTCGATCCCCAAGTCCTGAGCCCACAGTGGAGGATGTGATATCCCAGGTAGCCCGGGCCCACCGCGAGATCTTCACCTACGCCCATGACAAACTGGGCACCTCACCTGGCAACTTCAATGCCAACCATGCCTCGGGCAACCGTCCGGCCACCACCCCACATCGCTGGGAAAGTCAGGGCTGCCCGCCTGCCAATGACAACATCATGGCCGCCCAGCGTCACAACGAGGCCCTGAACAGTTTACGCCAGGCTTCCTCCTCCTACCCTCCTCCTTGGCCCCCCGGCGCTGCCCACCACAGCTGCCACCAGCCCAACAGCAATGGGCACCGTCTGTGCCCCACCCACGTGTACCCAGCCCCCGAAGGCGAAGCCCCTGTCAACAGTCCGCGGCAGGGCAACTCCAAGAACGTTCTGCTG GCATGTCCCATGAACATGTACCCGCATGGACGCAGCGGGCGAACTgtgcaggagatctgggaggACTTCTCCATGAGCTTCACACCCGCTGTGCGGGAGGTGGTAGAGTTTGCCAAGCACATCCCCGGTTTCCGTGATCTTTCTCAGCACGACCAGGTCACCCTGCTTAAGGCTGGCACCTTTGAG GTGCTGATGGTGCGCTTTGCGTCGCTGTTCAACGTGAAGGACCAGACGGTGATGTTCCTGAGCCGCACCACCTATAGCCTGCAGGAGCTCGGCGCCATGGGCATGGGGGACCTGCTCAACGCCATGTTCGACTTCAGCGAGAAGCTCAACTCCCTGGCGCTTACCGAGGAGGAGCTGGGCCTCTTCACCGCGGTGGTGCTCGTCTCTGCAG ACCGCTCGGGAATGGAGAATTCCGCTTCGGTGGAGCAGCTCCAGGAGACGCTGCTGCGGGCTCTTCGGGCTCTGGTGCTGAAGAACCGGCCCTCGGAGACTTCCCGCTTCACCAAGCTGCTGCTCAAGCTGCCGGACCTGCGGACCCTGAACAACATGCACTCCGAGAAGCTGCTGTCCTTCCGGGTGGACGCCCAGTGA
- the NR1D1 gene encoding nuclear receptor subfamily 1 group D member 1 isoform X1, with the protein MTTLDSNNNTGGVITYIGSSGSSPNRTSPESLYSDSSNGSFQSLTQGCPTYFPPSPTGSLTQDPARSFGSIPPSLGDDGSPSSSSSSSSSSSSSFYNGSPPGGLQVALEDSNRVSPSKSTSNITKLNGMVLLCKVCGDVASGFHYGVHACEGCKGFFRRSIQQNIQYKRCLKNENCSIVRINRNRCQQCRFKKCLSVGMSRDAVRFGRIPKREKQRMLAEMQSAMNLANNQLSSQCPLETPPTQHPTPGPMGPSPPPAPAPSPLVGFSQFPQQLTPPRSPSPEPTVEDVISQVARAHREIFTYAHDKLGTSPGNFNANHASGNRPATTPHRWESQGCPPANDNIMAAQRHNEALNSLRQASSSYPPPWPPGAAHHSCHQPNSNGHRLCPTHVYPAPEGEAPVNSPRQGNSKNVLLACPMNMYPHGRSGRTVQEIWEDFSMSFTPAVREVVEFAKHIPGFRDLSQHDQVTLLKAGTFEVLMVRFASLFNVKDQTVMFLSRTTYSLQELGAMGMGDLLNAMFDFSEKLNSLALTEEELGLFTAVVLVSADRSGMENSASVEQLQETLLRALRALVLKNRPSETSRFTKLLLKLPDLRTLNNMHSEKLLSFRVDAQ; encoded by the exons ATGACGACCCTGGACTCTAACAACAACACAG GTGGCGTCATCACCTATATTGGCTCCAGTGGCTCCTCTCCAAACCGCACCAGCCCTGAATCCCTATACAGTGACAGCTCGAATGGCAGCTTCCAGTCCCTGACCCAAGGTTGCCCCACCTACTTCCCACCATCACCCACTGGCTCCCTCACCCAGGACCCAGCTCGCTCTTTTGGGAGCATTCCGCCCAGCTTGGGTGATGATGGTTCTCCTTCTTCTTCATCTTCCTCCTCGTCATCGTCGTCCTCTTCCTTCTATAATGGGAGCCCCCCAGGGGGTCTACAGGTGGCCCTGGAAGACAGTAACCGAGTGTCTCCCAGCAAGAGCACCAGCAACATCACCA AGCTGAATGGCATGGTGTTGCTGTGTAAGGTGTGTGGGGACGTGGCTTCGGGCTTCCACTATGGCGTGCATGCCTGCGAGGGCTGCAAG GGCTTTTTCCGTCGGAGCATCCAGCAGAACATCCAGTACAAAAGGTGTCTGAAAAATGAGAACTGCTCCATCGTCCGCATCAATCGTAACCGCTGCCAGCAATGCCGCTTCAAGAAGTGTCTCTCCGTGGGCATGTCTCGAGATG CTGTGCGTTTTGGGCGCATCCCCAAACGGGAGAAGCAGCGGATGCTGGCCGAGATGCAGAGTGCCATGAACCTGGCCAACAACCAGCTGAGCAGCCAGTGCCCACTGGAGACCCCACCCACCCAGCACCCCACCCCGGGCCCCATGGGCCCCTCaccgcccccagcccctgccccctcacccctGGTGGGCTTCTCCCAGTTCCCACAGCAGCTGACGCCTCCTCGATCCCCAAGTCCTGAGCCCACAGTGGAGGATGTGATATCCCAGGTAGCCCGGGCCCACCGCGAGATCTTCACCTACGCCCATGACAAACTGGGCACCTCACCTGGCAACTTCAATGCCAACCATGCCTCGGGCAACCGTCCGGCCACCACCCCACATCGCTGGGAAAGTCAGGGCTGCCCGCCTGCCAATGACAACATCATGGCCGCCCAGCGTCACAACGAGGCCCTGAACAGTTTACGCCAGGCTTCCTCCTCCTACCCTCCTCCTTGGCCCCCCGGCGCTGCCCACCACAGCTGCCACCAGCCCAACAGCAATGGGCACCGTCTGTGCCCCACCCACGTGTACCCAGCCCCCGAAGGCGAAGCCCCTGTCAACAGTCCGCGGCAGGGCAACTCCAAGAACGTTCTGCTG GCATGTCCCATGAACATGTACCCGCATGGACGCAGCGGGCGAACTgtgcaggagatctgggaggACTTCTCCATGAGCTTCACACCCGCTGTGCGGGAGGTGGTAGAGTTTGCCAAGCACATCCCCGGTTTCCGTGATCTTTCTCAGCACGACCAGGTCACCCTGCTTAAGGCTGGCACCTTTGAG GTGCTGATGGTGCGCTTTGCGTCGCTGTTCAACGTGAAGGACCAGACGGTGATGTTCCTGAGCCGCACCACCTATAGCCTGCAGGAGCTCGGCGCCATGGGCATGGGGGACCTGCTCAACGCCATGTTCGACTTCAGCGAGAAGCTCAACTCCCTGGCGCTTACCGAGGAGGAGCTGGGCCTCTTCACCGCGGTGGTGCTCGTCTCTGCAG ACCGCTCGGGAATGGAGAATTCCGCTTCGGTGGAGCAGCTCCAGGAGACGCTGCTGCGGGCTCTTCGGGCTCTGGTGCTGAAGAACCGGCCCTCGGAGACTTCCCGCTTCACCAAGCTGCTGCTCAAGCTGCCGGACCTGCGGACCCTGAACAACATGCACTCCGAGAAGCTGCTGTCCTTCCGGGTGGACGCCCAGTGA